From Deltaproteobacteria bacterium, the proteins below share one genomic window:
- a CDS encoding type II toxin-antitoxin system RelE/ParE family toxin, which translates to MRLNITYSAYRELELIPQAPLRHIGEAIIALAENPYPPGSSLLQGIGGCYYLAIDNYYILYHIDDDGALTVLGVLDGPYHPLH; encoded by the coding sequence ATGAGACTCAACATCACCTACAGCGCCTACCGCGAGCTCGAGCTGATCCCGCAGGCCCCGCTGCGGCACATCGGCGAGGCGATCATCGCCCTGGCGGAAAACCCCTATCCGCCCGGGTCCTCGCTGCTGCAGGGTATCGGCGGCTGCTACTACCTGGCGATCGACAACTACTACATCCTCTATCACATCGACGACGACGGGGCGCTGACGGTCCTCGGCGTGCTCGACGGCCCGTACCACCCGCTGCATTAA